The Tropicibacter oceani DNA segment TTCTTGAGGGGTAGCATCACGAGGGTTGATGAATGCGCAATCTGGACATCACCACGCTTCGGTCCTTTGTCGCCGTGGCACAGTCGGGCGGGGTGACGCGCGCGGCGGGCTTTCTGAACCTGACGCAATCGGCGGTTTCGATGCAGCTCAAGCGGCTGGAAGAGATGCTGGGCCTGCAACTGCTGGACCGCAGCGGACGCGGTGTGGCGTTGACGCCGGCCGGGGCGCAATTGCTGGCCTATGCGCAAAAGATGGTGGACCTGAACGACGAGATCTACAGCCGCCTGACAGATCAGGCCTGGGAGGGCGAGATCACCCTGGGCGTGCCGCATGACATCGTCTATCCGGTGATCCCCGAGGTGCTCAAACGCATGGGGCGCAGCCATCCCCGGGTGAAGGTGCAATTGCTGAGTTCCTACACCCGCGACCTGAAGATGCTGTTCGCCAAGGGCGAGGTCGACGTGATGCTGACCACAGAGGACCGGCTGGACGAGGGCGGAGAATCGCTTGTGTCGGTGCCGCTACGCTGGATCGGCGCGCCAGACGGGCAGGCGCATCGCGCACGGCCCTTGCGGCTGGCCTATAACCAGAACTGCGGTTTTCGCCCCGGGGCCATGGCACACCTGGATGCCGCCGGGATCGAATGGGAAATGGCCGTGATCACCGACAACGACCGCACGGTCGAGGCGTCGGTCAGCGCCGATCTGGCGGTGTCATCCTGTCTGGAAGGGCATGCGCCGCCGCAGCTGGCCTATATCGAGCCGGGCGTTTTGCCCGATCAGGGCCAGCAGCACATCAACCTGTACGGCGGCAGTGGCAAACAGGCCCTTGTCGAGACGATGAAAACCTATCTGCGGCAGGGGTTTGCGTCGGTCTGACCGCGCGGGCCCTTGGGGCAGGCCGGCACCCCGCCGCGGTTACACGCCGACGTCGGGGCCAAGGCACATCATCGGCTGGTCGTTCTGGTTGGCCTCGTAGAGCACCGTGCTGGAAGGGTCGTTCTCGAACACCGCGCGCAGCCCTGCGCCCTCTTTGAAGAAGGACCAGCACTGCGGTTCGGGGTTGTCCTCGTAGACAAAGCAGATCTGCCGCGCCTCTTCGTACCAGAACCCGTCCTTGCATTGGCCATCCAGGAATGACCAGCGCACCTGCCGGTCGGGCAGGTATTCCTCGGCCCCGTAAGGCGTGCCGGAAAGGCCGAAATACAGAGTCTTTCCAGCCACATAGCTTTCGAATTCACCGGCGGTCAAAGGCTCGGCCGCAAGCGCGGGCAGGGCGGTCAGGCTAAGCAGGAGGGCAGCGATCTGATTCATGTCGCAATGCTGCCAGAGCGGCGCGCCGGGCGAAAGAACAGAGTTACCAATCGGTTAATTTCAGCGAAGCTCTGCCGGTTGCGCCCACCGTGCCGCCCGTTTGTCCATCACGCGCCGCCACAGCGGCGGCACCAGCGCCAGAACGGCCATCACCGGCAGCGAATGCGGCAGCATCGGCATGACGGCGCGGTCCAGATCCAGCCCCGGATAGGGGCGCGACGGGTGGGCGTGGTGGTCGGAATGGCGCGGTGCGTTCAGCATCAGGGCGCTGGAAAAGCCATGCGGGCTGTTCCAGGAATGCTGCGGGCCGACCGGTTCCCACCTGTCGGGGTCGATCAGGCCGCGACGCAGGCCATAGTGTTGGACATAGTCCGACAGCAGCAGCTGCATCTGCGCATAGGCCGACAGCGCCAGCAGAACCGCCACGCCTGCCAGCCCCGCCAGGGCCCAGGCGGCCGCGAGCGCCAGCAAGGACGCCAGCCCATAACCGACATAGGGATGCAGCCCCTTGCCCCGACGCAGCCGCGATTCGGCGCGAAACCCCTCGACCAACTCGCCGCGCCAGGCGCGCGCGGCAAAAGCATAGAAATGCTCTCCGATCCGGGCTGAATTCGGGTCGCGGTCGGTTGCGGCGTGCACGTGATGCACCCGCACATGCGCCGAGGCATGGTGCCCATACAGAACCGAGGCGTAAACCGCCATCCCAAGGCGCCGCATCGCCCGCGGCGCACGGTGGATCAATTCATGCGCGTTGGAATTGCTGACCTGCCCCAGGAACAGGGAAAGCGCAAAGAAAATCAGAAGTTTATCCAAGGCGGGCAGGGCGCCGGCTCCAATCGTCCAGACGCCGCCAAACAGCAGCGGGAAATGCACCAGCCCCAACGAGATCGCAAGCCCGTCCCCGGCCGGAAACTCGGCCCCCGGATGATCCGGGGCGGCCATCGCGGCCAGCTTGTCCATGAACCAGGTGAAGACGGTGATATACAGCAGGGCCAGCGCGGCCCAAAGCCCGCCCAGCCCCATGGCCAGCGCCAATAGCGCCACCATCCCCCATGTCACTGCCGCAAAGCGCACCATCCCGGCCCCCGATCTGCCCCAAGCCTTACCCCTATCGGAACTTTCCGTCACCCATCGGGCGAAACCGGGCGCATTTTGGGGCGCATCACCGCCGGTTTGAGTCGTTTTCGACCTGCCGCTTGGCCGCCTGTCCGCCTAGATTGCCCGTACCGCATAGGAGGCGAACGGCAAAATGGCACTGGATGAACGCAAGGGCGTCTGGAAATCGGGCAAGGGCAAGGGCCGGCACACCCCCAAGGGGCGTCAGCTGGACGATCAGGCCTGGGATCAGGTGCGCGCGCTTTTGGGCGACCGTCCGCGCCGCCGCGACCTGCTGATCGAATTCCTGCATCTGGTGCAGGATGCCTTTGGCCATCTGTCGGCCGCGCATCTGCGCGCCCTGGCCGAGGAAATGCGCCTGTCGCAGGCCGAGGTCTACGAGGTGGCCAGTTTTTACGCCCATTTCGACGTGGTGCGCGAAGGGGAAACCCCGCCGCCCGCGCTGACCATCCGGGTCTGCGATTCGCTGTCCTGCGAGCTTGCCGGCGCCGAACAGCTGCGCGCCGCGCTCGAAGACGGGCTGGACCCGGCGCAGGTCCGTGTGCTGCGCGCGCCCTGCATGGGCCGCTGCGACACCGCCCCCACGTTGGAGCTGGGCCATAACCACATCGACCACGCGACGCCCGAAAAGGTGCTGGCCGCGATCCATGCGGGCGAAACTCACCCGGTCATTCCCGACTATCAGGGTCTGGCCGAATACCGCGCCGATGGCGGTTATCGCCGCCTGACCGAGCTGCGCCAGAACGGCGATTGGGAGGCGGTGCAGGACGCCGTCGCCGCCTCGGGGCTGCGCGGTCTTGGCGGGGCGGGCTTTCCGTCGGGCAAGAAATGGGGCTTTGTGCGCGCAAACCCCGGCCCGCGCTACCTGGCGGTGAACGGGGACGAGGGCGAGCCGGGCACCTTCAAGGACCGCCACCATCTGGAGCGCGAACCGCACATGTTCCTCGAGGGGATGCTGATCGCCGCCTGGGCGGTCGAGGCGCAGACCTGTTTCATCTACATGCGCGACGAATACCCCGCGGTGCTGGAAATCCTGCGGCGCGAGATTGCCGCGCTCGAGGCGGCGGGCATCGTCCAGTCCGGTTTTATCGACCTGCGGCGCGGGGCGGGGGCCTATATCTGCGGCGAAGAAAGCGCGATGATCGAATCCATCGAAGGCAAACGCGGCATGCCGCGCCACCGACCGCCCTTCGTGGCGCAGGTCGGGGTCTTTGGTCAGCCGACCTTGGTGCACAATGTCGAAACCCTGTATTGGGTCGCCCGCATCGCCCGCTTTGGCCCCGAGGTTCTCAATTCCGTCGAACGCAACGGGCGCACCGGTCTGCGCAACTATTCCGTCTCGGGCCGGGTGAAGAACCCGGGCGTCTACCTGCTGCCTGCCGGGTCGACCATCACCGATATCATCGCAGCCGCCGGCGGCATGTCGGATGGCCACACCTTCAAGGCCTATCAGCCCGGTGGCCCGTCCTCGGGGCTGCTGCCCGCGTCGATGAACGACATCCCGCTGGATTTCGACACGCTGCAACCGCATGGCACCTTTATCGGGTCGGCCGCCGTTGTGGTGCTGTCCGATCACGACAGCGCCCGAGACGCCGCGCTGAACATGCTGCGCTTCTTCGAGGACGAAAGCTGTGGCCAATGCACGCCGTGCCGGGTGGGCTGCGAAAAGGCGGTCAAGCTGATGATGGCGGACAAGTGGGACAAGGGCCTGCTTGAGGAACTCAGCACCGCCATGGTCGATGCCTCGATCTGCGGGCTGGGGCAGGCGGCGCCGAACCCGATCCGCATGGTCATCAGGCATTTCCCCGAAGAAGTGTGACCCGGTGACCGATTGGGCGCTTTCCCTCGCGGCGGCCGCGTCGCTGATCTATCTGCTGCGCTTTGCCGTGCAGGGGCCATCGCTGGCCAAATCGGTGATCAAGACGCTTTCGGTGGCCTTGCTGGCCTATGTCGCATGGGCCCAGCATCTGCCGCCCCTGCTGACGCTGGGGCTGATGCTGGGCGCCTTGGGCGATGCGTTTTTGTCGCGCGAAGGCGATCGCGCCTTTCTTGCAGGATTGGCCAGCTTTGCCCTGTCGCACCTGGCCTATGTGGCGCTGTTCGTGGCGCATCCCGGCGCCGATCTGGCGGCGCTGACTGACCCGGCCTTTTTGCCTTTCACCGCGGCCATCGTGGCGCTGGTGCTGGGCATGGGCTGGCGGTTGTGGCCGGTCACCGGCGATCTGCGCGCCCCGGTCATGGTCTATGTCGCGATCATCGCCGCGATGGGGCTTTCGGCACTGGCGCTTGGCCCGCCGGTGCTGTGGGCGGCGCTGCTGTTCATCGTCTCGGACACCATCCTGGCGACCGAGCTGTTCTTGATGAAACCCGGCAATCGCTGGCGCAAACTGGCCTCGCGGCTGGTCTGGGTCACCTATTGGGGGGCGCAGGTGCTTTTCCTGCTTTCGTTCCTGGCCTTGGACGCCCTGCAGGGCAAATCCTAGCGGTTCTTGTAGACCGCACAGACACAGCCCCGCGCCTTGAGCTGCCCGCACAGTTTCCACGCCGCATCGCGCGTCGCCCGGCCGATCCGCGCCATGTAGTATCCGCCCTTGGGCGAGGCGCGGCTTTTCTGCCAGACAAGGTCGGGCGTCTCGCCTTTGACCTGCGCCGAACAGGCGCGCACTTTTTCCTTGTACTGCGCCATGGCGCGCGATTTCGACGTGCCAAAGGCCAGCTGCACCCCATAGGGATCAAGCGCCGGTTCCGGCGACGGGTAGGCGGTCAGGATGCGTTTGCGAGCCAGCTCGTGGCAGGCCTCGGCAAAGGGTTTGTCCTTTTGCAGGCGGTAATCATGGGTCTCGGGCGGCTCTTCGACCCAGGTTTCGGCGCGCAGGCCGGTGATGATGCGCACGTAATCGACGGTTTCCTGCGCCAGCCCGCCAGTGCCCGCCACCAGCCCATCGGCCCGCCGTTCGCCGCCGTTATAGGCCACGGCGGCCAGCCCGTGATTGCCATAGCGGCGCGTCAGCTCGCCCAGGTATTCGGCCGAATATTCAAGCGCTTCGGCAGGGTTGTAGGGGTCGCGCAGCCCGCGCAGACGGGCGGTCGAAGGGATGAACTGCGCGATGCCCTGGGCGTTGGCATGGCTTAGCGCGTTGGGGTTGAACCGGCTTTCCTGCCAGATCAGCCGCGCGAAAAACCCCGCGTCCAGCCCGTTTTCCCCGGCAAAGGCCTCGATTGCCTGACAGGTGTCATGCACGAAATGCCCCGGCCGAATGCATTGCACCTGACCAAAGGCCCCGGGCGAACACAGGGTCCCCGGCTCGGCCCGCAGGGGGGCAGGCAGCAGGGACAAGACCAGAAACAACACAGAAAAACGCATGCCCAAGTAAAGCGTCAGTCAAAGGAAAGGGTCAACACACACTTTCATTACAGCGCCGCCCGTATTAGGTGGAATGAGTCCCCAAAGGCGAGAGGCTCCATGTCCCTTTTCGGCAAGCTCAAGAACCGTTTGTTCAAATCCTCCTCCAAGCTCGACCAGGGCCTCGAGGCCATCGTCGAGGATGGCGGCCAGGAAGTCGCCGCAGACGAAACGCCGCCGCCCCCGCCGCAGGAAACACCGCCAAGCCCGCCGCGCGAGGTGCCGCAAAGCGAACCGGTCACGCCGGACCCGGCCCCCGAAACCGCGCCGGAACCGCCGATCGAGGCACCGCGCCCCGCCCAGCCACAAGAGCAGCCAGGCAGCCCGCCCAAACCGTCCCAGGCGCCGCAGGAAATCCCGCAGCCGGCCGATCCCAGGCCCGCCCCGGAACCCGTCCGGCCAAAGATGCCCCCGGCCGAGGCGCCCCAGCCCGCCGATCCTGCCCCGGCGACACCGCCGACCGAATTGCCCAGCCCGGGCGAAGACATGGTCGCCCCCGGCCCGGTGGACATGGCCGTCGCCGCGGCGCTTTCGGTCGATGCGGATGCGCCCGCCGCGCAAAAGCCCGGCTTTCTGGGACGCCTTCTGGGACGGGGCGGCGCGAAATCCGCCCCGGTGGTCAAGCGCGTGCTGGACGACGACATGGTCGAAAGCCTCGAAGAGCTGCTGATCGCCTCTGACATGGGCGTCGACACGGCCCTTCGCGTCACCGCCAACATCGCCGAAGGGCGCATGGGCCGCAAACTCTCGGTCCAGGAGATCAAGCAGCTGCTGGCCAGCGAAATCGCCCGCATCATGGAACCCGTCGCACGCCCGCTGCCGCTATATCCGACAAAGCCGCAGGTGGTGCTGGTGGTCGGGGTCAACGGCTCCGGCAAGACCACGACCATCGGCAAACTCGCCTCGCAGTTCCGCGCGGCAGGCAAAAAGGTGGTGATCGCCGCCGGCGACACCTTTCGCGCCGCCGCCGTCGAACAGCTTCAGGTCTGGGGAGATCGCGCCGGGGTGCCGGTGTTGACCGCGCCCGAAGGCTCCGACCCCGCCAGCCTTGCCTTTGACGCCATGACCCGCGCCCAGGCCGACGGCGCCGACCTGTTGCTGATCGACACGGCGGGCCGCTTGCAGAACCGCCAGGACCTGATGGAGGAACTGGCCAAGATCGTCCGCGTGATCCGAAAGAAAGACCCAGAGGCCCCGCACAACACCCTGTTGGTGCTTGACGCGACCACAGGCCAGAACGCCCTCAGCCAGGTCGAAACCTTCCAGAAACTCGCCGACGTCTCGGGCCTGGTGATGACCAAGCTGGACGGCACTGCCAAGGGCGGCGTGCTGGTGGCGCTGGCCGACAAGTTCGGCCTGCCGATCCATGCCATCGGACTGGGCGAGCAGATCGACGACCTGTCCCCCTTTGACCCCGAAGAATTCGCCGCAGCCCTGACCGGCCTCGACGCAGAATGATCCTCCCTGCCTCTTCTTCTTGGGGGAAATACTCCGGGGGTGCGGGGGCTGGCCCCCGCTTGCGCGCGTCTTGACCGACTGGCTGATTTCTATCGAAGGCACCGAAGCGGGCCACCAACTGGCGCTGGCCCTTGCGATCATGGCCGCCTTTCTGCACGCGGTCTTTGGCGCGCTGCAAAAGGGCCGGCACGACCCCTGGCTGTCGCGCGGCGCGATTGACGGCGCCTATGGGCTGATGGCTGCGCCCTTCGCCCTGTTCGTGGTTCCCTGGCCCGAACCGCACATGTGGGCAATCTTTGCGGGCGCCTTCGTTATCCACACCATCTACAAATTGCTGCAGGCCTATGCCTATACCCGCGGCGCCTATACGGTGGTCTATCCGGTGGTGCGCGGGACCGGGCCGCTGTTTGCGGTCGTCGGCGCGGGGCTGATCTTTGGCGAACATTTCACGCCCGTGCAGTGGCTGGGCGTTGCGACCTTGCTGGCGGGGATCTTCGGGCTGGCGCTCTACAACTACCTCTACCTGGTTACCGCGCGCGAAACGCTTGTTGCGGCGCTGGGGTTCGCCTTTGCCACCGGGCTGTTCGTGGCGCTGTATACCACTTATGACGCCTATGGCATCCGCGCCACGGCCAATCCTTTCACTTTCCTGGCGTGGTTTTTCATGATCGACGGGATCGCCATCCCGATCATCGCCACGCTGCGCTATCGTTCGATGATCGATCCGCCGGACCTCGGGCCGCTTTTGACGCGGGGGGTCATCGGCGCCGTCATCGCGTTTTTCAGCTTTGGCGGCATCATGCTGGCCACGCGGCTCGACAAGGTCGGAGAGGCGGCGGTCTTGCGCGAAACCTCGACCGTCTTCGCGGCGCTGATCGGCTGGCTGGTGCTCAAGGAAACCGTGGGGCCGCGCCGCGTCGCGCTGATGGCCTTGATCGCTTTGGGTGCGGTCATCGTTGAGATTGGTGGCTGAAACCCCTATCTGAGGCCAAAGGAGCCGCTCATGTCGCACAAACCGATCAATCCTGGCCTGAAGACTGCCCTGGAAATGGGGCCGATCCTGGCGTTTTTTGGTGCCTATCTCTGGCTCAAGGACCGGATTTTTGTCATCGGCGGGACCGAATACGAAGGCTTCATCGTCGTCACGGCGGCCTTCATCCCGGTTTTCCTGATCGCCACGGGCGTCTTGTGGAAACTGACCGGTCACCTCAGCCGGATGCAGGCGGTCACGGCGGTGTTGATCGTGGTCTTTGGCGGGCTGTCTGTCTGGCTGAACGACGAACGGTTCTTCAAGATGAAACCGACGCTGATTTACCTGTTGTTCGGCACCACGCTGGCCATCGGGCTGATGCGCGGAGAAAGCTGGCTGCGGTCGGTCATGGAAGGGCTGATGCCGCTCAAGCATCAGGGCTGGATGATCCTGACGCGGCGGGTGACCATGCTGTTCTTTGGTCTTGCGGTCCTGAACGAGGTGATCTGGCGCACGATGAGCACGGAAACCTGGGTCTATTTCAAGACCTTCGGGCTGACGGCGGCGATTTTCCTGTTCTTCATCTCGCAGTCCGGCCTGTTCAAGGCCTACAGCATCGAGGACGACAAGGACCCGGGCGCGCAATAGTCCATGCGCAATGCGGCGCCGAAGGTGAACACATCATTCGGCGCGTAGATCATTCACCCCTGACCACGGTCCATCTTGGTGCTGAGGTGGATCAGGCTTTCCGAGCTTTTGACCCCCTGCGCCTCGCCGATCAGGTCCAGCGTCCTGTCCAGTTCTTCGGTGGTCTGCGCGACCAGCGTCACGATCATGTCCACCCGCCCTGACGTCGTGTGCACCGCCTCGACCACCGGCAGTTTGCGCAGCCGCGCCAGAACGGCCGCGCCCGCACGCGGCTCGATGCTGATCAGCACCGTGGCCCGCAGCGCCGGGCGCAGCGCCGCCCCGCGCCGGATGGTAAACCCGTCGATCAAACCGCGAGTCTGCAGCCGTTCGATCCGCGCCTGCACCGTGGTGCGCGCAATCCCCAGTCTCCGCGCCAGATCCGCAACCGGCAGCCGCGCGTCTTCGGACAGCAGGGTGATCAGCCGTTGGTCGATTTCGTCGATTTGCATGAATCCTCCGTCGATATGACGAAAATGATGACTCGCCCTGACTCTTTTGCCTAGAGAAATCGCAGCAAAAGCCCCGCACTCTTTGTCAAAAGAACAAGAGGCGCGCACCATGGGCTTTCATTCCGACATCGCAACAACCCCCGCCGACTGGCTGGTCCGGCACCAGCCCGACGATCCGGTGTTTTTCTTTTCGCCCGATACCCTGCGCCAGACGCTGAGCCGCTTTCAAACCGGCTTTCCGGGCGAGGTGACCTATGCGGTCAAGGCCAACCCGGGCACCGAGGTTCTGGCCACGCTGGCGGATCATGGCATGCAGGCCTTTGACGTCGCCTCCTGCGCCGAGATGGCGCAGGTGCGCGCCGCCCATCCGGGGGCGCGCCTGCACTATCACAACCCGGTCCGCTCGCGTCAGGAAATCGACAGCGCGCGGGCCTTTGGCATCACATCGTGGTCGATCGACCGGATAAGCGAGCTGGACAAGCTTGGCCCGATCGAAGGGCAGGAAATCGCCGTTCGGCTCAAGCTGCCGGTGGCCGGCGCGGCCTATGATTTCGGCAGCAAGTTCGGCGCCGATCCGCAAACCGCCGTTGCTTTGCTGCGCTGCGTGCAGGATCGCGGCGGGCGGGCCAGCATGACCTTTCACCCCGGCACCCAGTGCGATGATCCCG contains these protein-coding regions:
- a CDS encoding LysR family transcriptional regulator, with the translated sequence MRNLDITTLRSFVAVAQSGGVTRAAGFLNLTQSAVSMQLKRLEEMLGLQLLDRSGRGVALTPAGAQLLAYAQKMVDLNDEIYSRLTDQAWEGEITLGVPHDIVYPVIPEVLKRMGRSHPRVKVQLLSSYTRDLKMLFAKGEVDVMLTTEDRLDEGGESLVSVPLRWIGAPDGQAHRARPLRLAYNQNCGFRPGAMAHLDAAGIEWEMAVITDNDRTVEASVSADLAVSSCLEGHAPPQLAYIEPGVLPDQGQQHINLYGGSGKQALVETMKTYLRQGFASV
- a CDS encoding alkane 1-monooxygenase; amino-acid sequence: MVRFAAVTWGMVALLALAMGLGGLWAALALLYITVFTWFMDKLAAMAAPDHPGAEFPAGDGLAISLGLVHFPLLFGGVWTIGAGALPALDKLLIFFALSLFLGQVSNSNAHELIHRAPRAMRRLGMAVYASVLYGHHASAHVRVHHVHAATDRDPNSARIGEHFYAFAARAWRGELVEGFRAESRLRRGKGLHPYVGYGLASLLALAAAWALAGLAGVAVLLALSAYAQMQLLLSDYVQHYGLRRGLIDPDRWEPVGPQHSWNSPHGFSSALMLNAPRHSDHHAHPSRPYPGLDLDRAVMPMLPHSLPVMAVLALVPPLWRRVMDKRAARWAQPAELR
- a CDS encoding NAD(P)H-dependent oxidoreductase subunit E, whose amino-acid sequence is MALDERKGVWKSGKGKGRHTPKGRQLDDQAWDQVRALLGDRPRRRDLLIEFLHLVQDAFGHLSAAHLRALAEEMRLSQAEVYEVASFYAHFDVVREGETPPPALTIRVCDSLSCELAGAEQLRAALEDGLDPAQVRVLRAPCMGRCDTAPTLELGHNHIDHATPEKVLAAIHAGETHPVIPDYQGLAEYRADGGYRRLTELRQNGDWEAVQDAVAASGLRGLGGAGFPSGKKWGFVRANPGPRYLAVNGDEGEPGTFKDRHHLEREPHMFLEGMLIAAWAVEAQTCFIYMRDEYPAVLEILRREIAALEAAGIVQSGFIDLRRGAGAYICGEESAMIESIEGKRGMPRHRPPFVAQVGVFGQPTLVHNVETLYWVARIARFGPEVLNSVERNGRTGLRNYSVSGRVKNPGVYLLPAGSTITDIIAAAGGMSDGHTFKAYQPGGPSSGLLPASMNDIPLDFDTLQPHGTFIGSAAVVVLSDHDSARDAALNMLRFFEDESCGQCTPCRVGCEKAVKLMMADKWDKGLLEELSTAMVDASICGLGQAAPNPIRMVIRHFPEEV
- a CDS encoding lysoplasmalogenase, with product MTDWALSLAAAASLIYLLRFAVQGPSLAKSVIKTLSVALLAYVAWAQHLPPLLTLGLMLGALGDAFLSREGDRAFLAGLASFALSHLAYVALFVAHPGADLAALTDPAFLPFTAAIVALVLGMGWRLWPVTGDLRAPVMVYVAIIAAMGLSALALGPPVLWAALLFIVSDTILATELFLMKPGNRWRKLASRLVWVTYWGAQVLFLLSFLALDALQGKS
- a CDS encoding transglycosylase SLT domain-containing protein, whose protein sequence is MRFSVLFLVLSLLPAPLRAEPGTLCSPGAFGQVQCIRPGHFVHDTCQAIEAFAGENGLDAGFFARLIWQESRFNPNALSHANAQGIAQFIPSTARLRGLRDPYNPAEALEYSAEYLGELTRRYGNHGLAAVAYNGGERRADGLVAGTGGLAQETVDYVRIITGLRAETWVEEPPETHDYRLQKDKPFAEACHELARKRILTAYPSPEPALDPYGVQLAFGTSKSRAMAQYKEKVRACSAQVKGETPDLVWQKSRASPKGGYYMARIGRATRDAAWKLCGQLKARGCVCAVYKNR
- the ftsY gene encoding signal recognition particle-docking protein FtsY: MSLFGKLKNRLFKSSSKLDQGLEAIVEDGGQEVAADETPPPPPQETPPSPPREVPQSEPVTPDPAPETAPEPPIEAPRPAQPQEQPGSPPKPSQAPQEIPQPADPRPAPEPVRPKMPPAEAPQPADPAPATPPTELPSPGEDMVAPGPVDMAVAAALSVDADAPAAQKPGFLGRLLGRGGAKSAPVVKRVLDDDMVESLEELLIASDMGVDTALRVTANIAEGRMGRKLSVQEIKQLLASEIARIMEPVARPLPLYPTKPQVVLVVGVNGSGKTTTIGKLASQFRAAGKKVVIAAGDTFRAAAVEQLQVWGDRAGVPVLTAPEGSDPASLAFDAMTRAQADGADLLLIDTAGRLQNRQDLMEELAKIVRVIRKKDPEAPHNTLLVLDATTGQNALSQVETFQKLADVSGLVMTKLDGTAKGGVLVALADKFGLPIHAIGLGEQIDDLSPFDPEEFAAALTGLDAE
- a CDS encoding DMT family transporter, which translates into the protein MTDWLISIEGTEAGHQLALALAIMAAFLHAVFGALQKGRHDPWLSRGAIDGAYGLMAAPFALFVVPWPEPHMWAIFAGAFVIHTIYKLLQAYAYTRGAYTVVYPVVRGTGPLFAVVGAGLIFGEHFTPVQWLGVATLLAGIFGLALYNYLYLVTARETLVAALGFAFATGLFVALYTTYDAYGIRATANPFTFLAWFFMIDGIAIPIIATLRYRSMIDPPDLGPLLTRGVIGAVIAFFSFGGIMLATRLDKVGEAAVLRETSTVFAALIGWLVLKETVGPRRVALMALIALGAVIVEIGG
- a CDS encoding inner membrane-spanning protein YciB; amino-acid sequence: MSHKPINPGLKTALEMGPILAFFGAYLWLKDRIFVIGGTEYEGFIVVTAAFIPVFLIATGVLWKLTGHLSRMQAVTAVLIVVFGGLSVWLNDERFFKMKPTLIYLLFGTTLAIGLMRGESWLRSVMEGLMPLKHQGWMILTRRVTMLFFGLAVLNEVIWRTMSTETWVYFKTFGLTAAIFLFFISQSGLFKAYSIEDDKDPGAQ
- a CDS encoding Lrp/AsnC family transcriptional regulator gives rise to the protein MQIDEIDQRLITLLSEDARLPVADLARRLGIARTTVQARIERLQTRGLIDGFTIRRGAALRPALRATVLISIEPRAGAAVLARLRKLPVVEAVHTTSGRVDMIVTLVAQTTEELDRTLDLIGEAQGVKSSESLIHLSTKMDRGQG